Part of the Parambassis ranga chromosome 16, fParRan2.1, whole genome shotgun sequence genome, CAGCGCTGGCTGCAGTGttctctgctgtgttctcaATCATCGCCAAGTCTGTGAAGTTGGACCTGCAGTATGTTTGAGCTCTGCTCCATGTGGCTGCTGTTTTGATGTACACatatctttttgtgttttgtcctgTAACTGCAACAGAATGAAAAGAAGCTAATGTGAATCTGACAACCAGAAAACCCTTGTTACAGCATTGTTGACATCTGTGGCCTTTTCATAAACTGCACTCCATGTTTGGACAGACTTTTGGACATTTTGTCATCAGTACAGTAGGTTTGTACCACAAGTGAAAATAGCATAGACCTTTCATTACACCATCTAGCTGAATTTTagaaacaacacactgacaacacataaCACTAATGGAATGAAATAGTtcaacacttcctgtctcctcaggATCTGAATATCATGTTATGTCTGACTTTAGTTGACCGATGTAACATCAGCTGATGATTATATAAAGTAACTAGAACTTTGCAAGGTAGCTATCAACCGACCATGCAGCAGTGTGACTTAGTGATGTTAACTAAAAAGTAATGTGCAATAGAAAAGGAGGCAAATTTACTGCAAAATTAGATGTACTGATTTGGATAAAGCAATGAGAGTATAGCTTTATGTTCAGACCACATTCACAGCAGTGAAAAAGCAATCAGTGGGTAAAGTATAAACACAGATCTTTTTCTTACCCTCATAACACATAAAGAACTTTTCTGTATCACAGTTCAGGTCATACCACTTTCCTTCAGTCATAGCAACACAGGTCTCGTTTCCATCTGTACTGTCTGGATTTGATGGGTGCCAGATGTTGAAAGTAGTTTTACTGGTCTCACCAGTTGTGGACCATCTCCAGGAATTGCTGTTATTTGCCATGATTTTCATCCAGGATTTTGGGTCATCTTCCAGCCCAATCCAGGCCCATGAGTATGTAAAAGTTGAGTTTAGCCTGCTGATGTCGTCCATGCTTTCAAAGGTGGCCAGGTCCGTGTATTTCTCTCTGCAGTACTGCTGAGCGTTGGTCCAGGTCATTTTCAGATTAACATAATAGTACATGCGCATGGGGAACGTGGGGGAGCTGAGGTTCAAACCTGAATATGATAGAGAGAACATTTTATTGTGTAGTAAATTAAAACATTGCTTAATAAGAAGctaaacacagcagcattaaaTCCAAACCTGCTCATGTAACCTCTCCAGGCTttgtctctttctccccctttctgTTTACCATCATAAAGCAGTTTCTTATCCCTCAACCTTGCAAACcctctgtcagagctgcagagcaaCAGCAAGTTTCACAGTGCCTGACACAACGGATGTCTAACCTACTGCCGCACAGATTTTTTGCCCACGTTCTCTAGTCTACATCTACCACTCCGCCAGGCAGAGTGGAGGGCAAGCTGATCACAACCAACATTTCTTATTGTGCCATTCAATCCTGTCTAGAACTGTGCATGCAAAAATGCACATCTTTCCCTTCTcaacttctctgccattttgCATGATGTCCACAAAGACCAATTTACACAGGGAGTAGGGCTTATACAAATGAAAACCAAAAACACTCTTGTTAAAGTTCTCGATAAAAGCTTAACTTTCTTCACTATGTAAATGGCAGGATTGTTGTAGGAGTAACATACATATCCTGTATTTGCATTTAGTGGAAAAGTCAGATTTGATTTCAGGGCAGATACGCAGTCTTCACCACATGACTACTTGTTTGTTATTATGGTGAGTCTGTGAAACCCATAAATCACATTTCATATGTGAAATTACACAAATGATATCCAGGCCTTACCGAAAAAAATGAGTGTCAGAATCATGTGGCAGTCCATTTTCAGATGTCACTGCAAACAAGAAGAAATGTTCTCATTAGAAAATCAAGTACATCGCTTTTACAAAACAATATATTCCAATGTAAAGTTGGTCAATtaaaatgcaggaaatgttgaAAACGTGCCTGATAAAATATGCATATATGTCTACAGCCAGTCCAAAACCCTGATTCATTCCAATAACAACTATTTAAAGGGGAAAAATGTGAAATCACAGAGGCTTGAACCAAAATCAGCATATTTTTTTAGGTGTTGGTTTAAGGTGAGGATCCAGAAGCAGACTGCAGGCAAGGGGAAGGTGAGATTAAATAAAGGTTCACAGCACAAAGTCCAAAACTGGAAATAAACAGGCGTCTAGAGCAGGCTGGTGTGGATGGCTGGCTGCAGCGTTTCCACAGCAGGTGAGTTCCtggagaggaagacaaaaactGGGATCCCTCAATTGAACACGAAGGTCAAGCACTAGAGATATGCACAAAAGATTCAATTGATTCATGAGGTTACAGCGGTGAGGGACTTACCAGTGACGGCTAACAATCCAGCGTCGAAGTGGAGTCCTCCAAAAACATTTAAGGAGTGAGGTGAGTTGATGAGACACAGGCGCACCAACCACCAGCCAGCAGGAAACCACACCCAGCCACTGATGGAAGGACATCCTCccaaaggaggagggggaaaaaacaagcagcaagtgcaaaaataaacaaacaaataatccACAAAATCCCCATACATAACAACAAATATCGATTCATTGTTTTCTAATCTAATTCGCTTTGGTGTTTTGTGCTCAATCTGTCTGAATATTAACAAAATCTGAAAACGTATTGAAAACCTGACCTTAAAACTCTATAAAAGACTATTAATGTAGCTGCCCTCTTTCCCCCAGCTTAGGTTAAAACATTTGTTACGTCATTCATCTGCAGTAAAGGTTCAGTCATTTTCCACAAAAATAGCCTGTAAATTGTAAGGGTATACTCACAGTCTGAACGTTGCTTTGTGAATCCTTTAAATCTGAGAGTTAAAACATCCTTTTACCTGCTGGAGGAAGAGGCTGCTGGTAGCTGGATCTGTTAGGTCAGCAGCCGTCAGAGTCGTCATCCTCACCGTGGTCCTCAGCTTTGAAACtgaacagcaaacacacaaagtgtcaCAAAGCTGCAGCGACAGCACGGACTAACCTgaaatagctgtgtgtgtgttggacagtCACCTTGATGGCAGATGAAATCATGCTTCATAGAACAGTCATCATCATCCCAATCATGTGCAGTACTCTCAGTCATGCAGTACTGGTTGCCCATATAGTTGTTTGGGCTGTTAAGTCTCCAGTTTCTGaaggtgctgctgctcttgTCAGACCAGGTCCAGGGCACCCGGTACAGACCTATCCAAGCTTCATCAATGGCTGGCATTACAGCGCTGGCTGCAGTGTTCTCTGCTGCGTTCTCAATCATCGCCAAGTCTGTGAAGTGTGACCTGCAGTATGTTTGAGCTCTGCTCCATGTGGCTGCTGTTTTGATGTACACATATCTTTTTGCGTTTTGTCCTGTAACTGCAACAGAATGGAAAGAAGCTAATGTGAATCTGACAACCAGAATTCGTTTTTTTAGGCAATGGCTAATAATTAATATAAAGTCCAATATCTGCTGATAGTGATGACTTGTGCTGTACATCCCTGATGTTTGcataatatattttaatgaaatatttacacagctagcagctgATGTTATAAAAGTGAATTTGCTAGGACATTTGTAAAATTGTCCTAATTAAACTTTCATcatgatttgtttgtttaaaaaataacacatttggtGTTGTCTTGAGACAAATGTGTCCCATATTTGTTAGATGATAACAGGGAAACAGCTCTTTCTGAGATTTGAGATCACATTCATGTTCAATTAAGTGACTTGGTGTAGCTAAATTACAGCTAAGATGTAAAGTTTAGCTTTCTGGCTTTCTAACATTGTCACTATCTATGCACAGTCTAAAAATGAGTATCAGAAATTCATCCACAATCCAAACTTGTTTGGCTTGTCAGTGGCTAATAACATACACAGTTGCTTtatacagttacagtttttgcTTTTGGTTGTTGAGTTTAAGAGTTTTTTATGTTCAGACCACATTCACAGTGAAAAAGCAATCAGTGGGTAGAGTGTATAAACACAGATCTTTTTCTTACCCTCATAACAGATAAAGAACTTTTCTGTATCACAGTTCAGGTCAGACCACTTTCCATTAGTCAGAATAACACAGTTCTCTTTTCCATCTCCATTGTTTGGATTTGATGGGTGCCAGATGTTGAAAGTAGTTTTGCTGGTCTCACCAGTTGTGGACCATCTCCAGGAGTTGCTGTTATTTGCCATGATTTTCTTCCAGAATTTTGGGTCATCTTCCAGCCCAATCCAGGCCCATGAGTATGTAAAAGTTGGGTTTAGCCTGTTGATGTCGTCCATGCTTTCAAAGGTGGCCAGGTCCGTGTATTTCTCTCTGCAGTACTGCTGAGCGTTGGTCCAGTTCATTTTCAGATTAACATAATAGTACATGCGCGTGGGGAACATGGTGCAGGAGCTGAGGCTCAAACCTGAATATGATAGTATATGATAGAGTATTAGGATAATAATATAGAACTAAGAGAATATTTTCATATTgcataaaaataatatacattTAAACAACTTGGGCCCTGTTCACACCTGTCATTAACAGTGTTGTGAGGTTACAGACACAgtgtgatttccccagtgagagGTGGTCTGGGGCAGCTTCTCTTTATCGCTGTCTGGCCTCATTCCATTCCATTCATATAACACTGTTTCCAATCTACATTGTTATAGGAGCTTTAAAGTGACAGGTTTacagcagacagtggcaagaaaaaaatcccttttaacaggaagaaaccttgagcaggacccgactcataaggagaaccttcctgctgacattcggccaggtagaggaggagaagaagagggagacaggacagagaggatggagagagagagagagtttttccttgccactgttgctcttaatgTGGTTTAGGTTCTGGGtatctgtgaagcgctttgagacaattctgataaaaatgaattgaattggaTCAAAGATAactgaggttcctcacagtcgtactggaggccaaagtaattctgtccaatcagatgacctcagttttgtctgagtttaacagtaaaaagttggaggacatccagtcccttatgtcctttagacacgcctgtagtctgactagcgggtttgtttcttcaggcttcat contains:
- the LOC114448434 gene encoding putative C-type lectin domain family 20 member A — translated: MFPTRMYYYVNLKMNWTNAQQYCREKYTDLATFESMDDINRLNPTFTYSWAWIGLEDDPKFWKKIMANNSNSWRWSTTGETSKTTFNIWHPSNPNNGDGKENCVILTNGKWSDLNCDTEKFFICYEVTGQNAKRYVYIKTAATWSRAQTYCRSHFTDLAMIENAAENTAASAVMPAIDEAWIGLYRVPWTWSDKSSSTFRNWRLNSPNNYMGNQYCMTESTAHDWDDDDCSMKHDFICHQVSKLRTTVRMTTLTAADLTDPATSSLFLQQSASGSSP